One window of the Rhipicephalus sanguineus isolate Rsan-2018 chromosome 4, BIME_Rsan_1.4, whole genome shotgun sequence genome contains the following:
- the LOC119388848 gene encoding uncharacterized protein LOC119388848: MSQTSQRILSTSTPKTSRISRPPTESASRTSRTSRTAHSLRRSIATEMTSALSEATANRRPFLPMETAGDLQEEQRGTSTFSWDASLLASSASFFWVLLDVLFKLNPSIPTPKLLFHFSEGIFVGSMTLMSGIAEPYGPLAAQSLLFMRSVAMTGAHFARLFSLRFLTVVDAFTISSLGPVLSELPTCANRKGATVGRVLPLCMGAISLGLLGYSKQYRAPDTTSARRFATGCLLTLTASVLRATVSQFNDATWHLPSVVQEFHFSFVSLIASCVLVVFFSDMRSLYDDIDMGCMVFLAQVSFAYLFSLTKARNLEYYGVVNIFAYGLDAFLSLAASHLVLDEVPGRHSDCAALLVMAAVMIVEACRIGQLHVDSCSHQTWWLVLNLPVLSPSRLQSPAS, translated from the exons ATGTCGCAGACTTCGCAGCGGATCCTCTCGACATCGACGCCGAAGACATCACGGATTTCCAGACCTCCGACGGAATCGGCGTCGCGCACCTCGAGGACGTCTCGCACGGCCCACTCTCTTCGGCGCAGCATTGCCACGGAGATGACGTCCGCATTGTCCGAGGCGACCGCGAACAGGCGTCCCTTTCTCCCCATGGAGACTGCGGGCGACCTCCAAGAAGAGCAGCGGGGCACTTCCACGTTCTCCTGGGACGCGTCCCTGCTCGCCTCGAGCGCCTCCTTCTTCTGGGTCCTGCTGGACGTGCTGTTCAAGCTGAACCCGTCCATCCCGACGCCCAAGCTGCTGTTCCACTTCTCGGAGGGCATCTTCGTGGGCAGCATGACGCTCATGTCTGGCATTGCCGAACCCTACGGTCCCCTGGCGGCCCAGTCGCTGCTGTTCATGCGAAGCGTCGCCATGACCGGGGCGCACTTCGCGCGCCTCTTCTCCCTGCGGTTCCTGACCGTCGTGGACGCGTTCACCATCAGCAGCCTGGGACCCGTGCTGTCGGAGCTGCCGACGTGCGCCAACCGCAAGGGGGCCACCGTGGGACGCGTCCTGCCGCTGTGCATGGGCGCCATCTCCCTGGGCCTGCTGGGCTACTCGAAGCAGTACCGCGCCCCGGACACCACGTCCGCACGCCGCTTCGCGACCGGCTGCTTGCTTACGCTGACGGCCTCGGTGCTGCGCGCCACGGTGTCCCAATTCAACGACGCCACGTGGCACCTGCCGAGCGTTGTGCAGGAGTTCCACTTCTCGTTCGTCAGCCTCATCGCGTCCTGCGTGCTGGTCGTGTTCTTCTCGGACATGCGGAGCCTGTACGACGACATCGACATGGGCTGCATGGTATTTCTGGCGCAG GTGAGCTTCGCGTACCTCTTCTCCCTGACCAAGGCGCGCAACCTGGAGTACTACGGCGTGGTCAACATCTTCGCCTACGGCCTGGACGCGTTCCTCTCGCTCGCCGCCTCGCACCTGGTGCTCGACGAGGTGCCCGGTCGCCACAGCGACTGCGCCGCGCTGCTCGTGATGGCGGCCGTCATGATTGTCGAGGCCTGTCGCATCGGCCAGCTGCACGTCGACTCTTGTTCCCACCAAACCTGGTGGCTCGTGCTCAACTTGCCCGTGCTGTCGCCATCGAGGTTACAGTCGCCAGCAAGCTGA